The following proteins are encoded in a genomic region of Magnolia sinica isolate HGM2019 chromosome 1, MsV1, whole genome shotgun sequence:
- the LOC131239207 gene encoding CRIB domain-containing protein RIC10-like isoform X1, with the protein MKGLVKGFKNISHIFVYKEHEMEIGLPTDVRHVAHIGWDGSPASAPSWMSEFTKEPEFSALSLSSFGQPRDPNAMDSSQADFEQDMGLHQALGNSPENELPKARKKVKRKKSKACSTKASSSRSSTRSSKSKAPFTTANIQLDALESLIGVL; encoded by the exons ATGAAAGGGTTAGTCAAGGGGTTCAAAAACATCTCCCACATATTTG TGTACAAGGAACATGAGATGGAAATTGGGTTGCCAACTGATGTAAGGCATGTAGCACACATAGGGTGGGATGGGTCACCTGCGTCTGCTCCATCTTGG ATGAGCGAATTTACAAAGGAACCTGAATTTTCAGCTCTGTCACTGAGTAGCTTCGGCCAACCAAGGGATCCAAACGCAATGGACTCTTCTCAAG CAGATTTTGAACAAGACATGGGACTCCATCAGGCTTTAGGAAACTCCCCAGAAAATGAATTGCCGAAAGCTCGAAAGAAAGTAAAGCGGAAAAAGAGCAAGGCTTGTTCTACCAAGGCTTCTTCCTCGAGATCTTCCACAAGATCATCTAAATCCAAGGCTCCATTCACCACGGCCAACATCCAACTTGATGCCCTGGAAAGCCTGATAGGCGTACTGTGA
- the LOC131239207 gene encoding CRIB domain-containing protein RIC10-like isoform X2 codes for MKGLVKGFKNISHIFVYKEHEMEIGLPTDVRHVAHIGWDGSPASAPSWMSEFTKEPEFSALSLSSFGQPRDPNAMDSSQDFEQDMGLHQALGNSPENELPKARKKVKRKKSKACSTKASSSRSSTRSSKSKAPFTTANIQLDALESLIGVL; via the exons ATGAAAGGGTTAGTCAAGGGGTTCAAAAACATCTCCCACATATTTG TGTACAAGGAACATGAGATGGAAATTGGGTTGCCAACTGATGTAAGGCATGTAGCACACATAGGGTGGGATGGGTCACCTGCGTCTGCTCCATCTTGG ATGAGCGAATTTACAAAGGAACCTGAATTTTCAGCTCTGTCACTGAGTAGCTTCGGCCAACCAAGGGATCCAAACGCAATGGACTCTTCTCAAG ATTTTGAACAAGACATGGGACTCCATCAGGCTTTAGGAAACTCCCCAGAAAATGAATTGCCGAAAGCTCGAAAGAAAGTAAAGCGGAAAAAGAGCAAGGCTTGTTCTACCAAGGCTTCTTCCTCGAGATCTTCCACAAGATCATCTAAATCCAAGGCTCCATTCACCACGGCCAACATCCAACTTGATGCCCTGGAAAGCCTGATAGGCGTACTGTGA
- the LOC131239207 gene encoding CRIB domain-containing protein RIC10-like isoform X3 has protein sequence MEIGLPTDVRHVAHIGWDGSPASAPSWMSEFTKEPEFSALSLSSFGQPRDPNAMDSSQADFEQDMGLHQALGNSPENELPKARKKVKRKKSKACSTKASSSRSSTRSSKSKAPFTTANIQLDALESLIGVL, from the exons ATGGAAATTGGGTTGCCAACTGATGTAAGGCATGTAGCACACATAGGGTGGGATGGGTCACCTGCGTCTGCTCCATCTTGG ATGAGCGAATTTACAAAGGAACCTGAATTTTCAGCTCTGTCACTGAGTAGCTTCGGCCAACCAAGGGATCCAAACGCAATGGACTCTTCTCAAG CAGATTTTGAACAAGACATGGGACTCCATCAGGCTTTAGGAAACTCCCCAGAAAATGAATTGCCGAAAGCTCGAAAGAAAGTAAAGCGGAAAAAGAGCAAGGCTTGTTCTACCAAGGCTTCTTCCTCGAGATCTTCCACAAGATCATCTAAATCCAAGGCTCCATTCACCACGGCCAACATCCAACTTGATGCCCTGGAAAGCCTGATAGGCGTACTGTGA